One genomic window of Motacilla alba alba isolate MOTALB_02 chromosome 1, Motacilla_alba_V1.0_pri, whole genome shotgun sequence includes the following:
- the PCDH20 gene encoding protocadherin-20 yields the protein MGSRGEQKRRAGGGAGGLPGRSRRRQRWPGMGPPGGRGSSSARGSLQHLLLFLLFVGPFNCFASYSRATELFYSLNEGLPPGVLIGSLARDLQLPTAGGQQAASLQPPLSFTLASHGLGGQYVQLDNRSGELHTSAVEIDREALCVESSGATILGGSAAVSSSSPSPESCLLLLDVLVLPQEYFRLVKVKIAIRDVNDNAPCFPVRHIRLSVPENAPVNTRLAIEHPALDPDMGTNGVQTYRLRDNYGVFTLDVEENENGERTPYLIVMGALDRETQDEYVTVIVAEDGGTPPLVGSATLTIGISDINDNCPQFNDSQLNITLYGNSSLGTHMATVHAVDMDLGSNAQITYSYSQKVPQTSRDLFHLNESTGAMTLSTKIDGDTPRLHRLIILGNGPGCIPAVITVLVTIIKVMMRPPEVVPRFIANEVEGVVYLKELEPINTPIAFFTIKDPDEKYKVSCYLDGNGPFRLSPYKPYNNEYLLETTKPLDFETQQLYEISVVAWNSEGFHVKKVVKVQVLDDNDNSPVFSEQLIELSIEENNVPNAFLTKLHATDADSGERGQVSYFLGPDAPSYFALDKTTGVLTVSTQLDREEKEKYRYTVKAVDSGFPPRESIATVTITVLDKNDNSPRFINKDFSFFVPENFPGFGEIGVISVTDADAGQNGWVALSVLNGSDIFVIDTGKGVLRAKVSLDREQQSSYVLWIEAVDGGDPALSSTAKITILLLDINDNPPLVLFPQSNMSYLLVLPSTLPGSPITEVYAVDKDTGMNAVIAYSIIGRRGPRPESFRIDPKTGNITLEESLMQNDYGLYRLLVKVSDHGYPEPLHSTVMVNLFVNDTVSNESYIESLLRKEPDISVEEKQPQISIEPTHKKMESASCMPTLVALSIISLGSIALVTGMGIYICLRKGKKHHRADENLEVQIPLNGRINLHMLEKKPMEISNI from the exons aTGGGCAGCCGCGGGGAGCAGAagcgccgggcgggcggcggagcgggcggGCTGCCGGGGCGCAGCCGGCGGCGGCAGCGGTGGCCGGGCATGGGGCCCCCGGGCGGTCGCGGCAGCTCCAGCGCCCGCGGCAGCCTGCAG CActtgctcctcttcctgctcttcGTTGGGCCTTTCAACTGCTTTGCCAGTTATAGCCGTGCCACTGAGCTGTTCTACAGCCTCAACGAGGGGCTGCCTCCTGGGGTGCTCATCGGCAGCCTGGCCCGTGACCTGCAGCTCCCAACTGCTGGTGGCCAGCAAGCTGCGTCTCTGCAGCCCCCACTCTCCTTCACCCTGGCCTCCCATGGCTTGGGGGGACAGTATGTGCAGCTGGACAACCGCTCCGGAGAGCTGCACACCTCAGCGGTGGAGATAGACCGGGAAGCTCTATGCGTGGAAAGCAGTGGGGCCACCATCCTTGGGGGATCAGCTGCcgtctcctcttcctccccctcaCCAGAGTCATGCCTActgctgctggatgtgctggTACTGCCACAGGAGTACTTTCGCCTGGTGAAGGTAAAAATTGCTATCCGTGATGTTAACGACAATGCACCCTGCTTCCCTGTGCGCCACATTCGTCTCTCGGTGCCTGAGAATGCACCTGTGAACACCCGCCTGGCTATCGAGCACCCCGCCCTTGACCCTGACATGGGCACCAACGGTGTCCAGACCTACCGCCTGCGAGATAACTACGGTGTCTTCACCCTGGATGTGGAGGAGAATGAGAATGGGGAGAGGACTCCCTACCTGATTGTTATGGGGGCACTAGACAGGGAGACACAGGACGAGTATGTGACAGTCATCGTCGCTGAGGATGGGGGGACTCCCCCGCTCGTGGGCAGTGCCACCCTCACTATTGGCATCAGTGACATCAATGACAATTGCCCGCAGTTCAATGACTCGCAGCTCAACATCACTCTTTATGGGAATTCCAGCCTAGGGACACACATGGCTACTGTTCACGCGGTAGATATGGACCTTGGATCCAATGCTCAGATCACCTACTCCTACAGCCAGAAGGTCCCCCAGACATCCAGAGACTTGTTCCATCTGAATGAAAGCACAGGAGCCATGACACTCTCCACTAAAATTGATGGGGACACTCCAAGGCTACACAGGCTGATCATACTGGGCAACGGTCCTGGCTGTATTCCTGCCGTGATTACGGTGCTGGTGACCATCATCAAAGTCATGATGAGGCCACCTGAAGTTGTTCCTCGTTTCATAGCTAATGAAGTGGAAGGGGTGGTCTACTTAAAGGAACTTGAGCCTATCAACACACCTATAGCATTTTTTACCATCAAAGACCCtgatgaaaaatacaaagtcaGTTGCTATTTGGATGGTAATGGGCCTTTCAGACTTTCACCGTACAAGCCATACAACAATGAATACCTGTTGGAGACTACCAAGCCTTTGGACTTTGAGACACAGCAGCTGTATGAAATCTCAGTAGTTGCATGGAACTCAGAAGGATTTCATGTCAAGAAAGTTGTCAAAGTACAGGTTCTGGATGACAATGACAATTCACCAGTTTTCTCTGAACAGCTGATAGAATTGTCCATTGAGGAGAACAATGTCCCCAATGCTTTTTTGACCAAACTCCATGCTACTGATGCTGACAGTGGAGAAAGAGGGCAAGTGTCCTATTTCTTAGGTCCTGATGCCCCTTCCTATTTTGCTTTAGATAAAACCACAGGAGTTCTTACAGTTTCCACCCAActagacagagaagaaaaagagaaatacagataCACTGTCAAAGCAGTAGATTCTGGATTCCCTCCAAGAGAATCAATAGCAACTGTCACCATCACTGTATTGGATAAAAATGATAACAGTCCAAGATTTATCAATAaggatttcagcttttttgtGCCAGAAAACTTTCCAGGTTTTGGTGAAATTGGAGTTATAAGTGTGACAGATGCTGATGCAGGGCAAAACGGATGGGTTGCCCTTTCAGTTCTGAACGGAAGTGATATTTTTGTTATAGATACTGGAAAAGGAGTTTTGAGAGCTAAAGTCTCCCtggacagggagcagcaaaGCTCCTACGTTCTGTGGATTGAAGCAGTTGATGGCGGTGATCCTGCCCTGTCTTCTACAGCAAAAATAACTATCCTTCTTCTGGACATAAATGACAACCCTCCTTTGGTCTTGTTTCCTCAGTCTAATATGTCTTACCTATTAGTCCTTCCTTCTACCCTTCCTGGCTCTCCCATCACTGAGGTCTATGCTGTCGATAAGGACACCGGCATGAATGCAGTCATAGCTTACAGTATCATAGGAAGAAGAGGCCCTCGACCTGAGTCATTTAGGATTGACCCCAAAACTGGTAATATCACCTTGGAGGAGTCACTGATGCAAAATGACTATGGCCTCTATCGGCTGCTTGTTAAAGTTAGTGATCACGGCTACCCGGAACCTCTCCATTCCACTGTCATGGTGAACCTTTTTGTCAATGATACCGTCAGCAATGAGAGCTACATTGAAAGTTTGTTAAGGAAGGAGCCTGATATCAGTGTAGAAGAAAAGCAGCCACAAATATCCATAGAGCCTACACATAAAAAAATGGAGTCAGCATCCTGCATGCCTACCTTGGTAGCTCTTTCAATAATAAGCTTGGGTTCAATTGCTTTAGTAACGGGGATGGGAATTTACATTTGTctaagaaaagggaaaaagcatcACAGAGCTGATGAAAACTTGGAAGTACAAATCCCATTAAATGGAAGAATTAACCTGCACATGTTGGAGAAGAAACCAATGGAGATTTCTAACATTTGA